A single genomic interval of Streptomyces sp. BA2 harbors:
- a CDS encoding helix-turn-helix domain-containing protein produces MGAGDLAELLRELKERSGLSYGALAKRLHVSTSTLHRYVNGTAVPTEFAPLERLARACGASREEMVEVHRRWILADASRGDRKEEASSAAVAAPGAVDGDRAPGVVIGPAPAAVGRRVPRARVLVAAGVVLALGATVVAVQASSGGGDRDHVSTDSPSAEGGELDRSPDAVSASPSEKEPGKGKGGKESAASDKPESGDKGKGGGGESRGPGGGGKGGGGGAGAVPVTVSTQPQYWDAPCGHPYLVDKNPGTLSPPPNEQDAAGWVSANGAVSARDQTVKLTVQGTGKDTVVLESLNVRVAGTSAPLAWNNYKMGYLGVGCGGSVPQHSFDVNLDASVPRPTPQGGESGFPYKVSASDPEAFYINATANTRYVRWYLELEWSSGTRHGTVRIDDTGKPFATSGDQGRPVFGYSLDSKKWTKTNRGNDDVPDPAE; encoded by the coding sequence GTGGGGGCTGGCGATCTCGCGGAGTTGCTGCGGGAGCTGAAGGAGAGGTCGGGGCTCAGTTACGGGGCGCTTGCCAAGCGGTTGCATGTGTCGACGTCGACGCTGCACCGGTATGTCAACGGGACGGCCGTACCTACGGAGTTCGCTCCGTTGGAGCGGCTCGCGCGGGCGTGCGGGGCCTCGCGGGAGGAGATGGTCGAGGTCCACCGGCGGTGGATCCTGGCCGATGCGTCGCGAGGGGATCGCAAGGAGGAGGCGTCCTCTGCTGCTGTTGCGGCGCCCGGTGCCGTGGACGGTGATCGTGCGCCCGGCGTCGTGATTGGTCCTGCCCCTGCGGCGGTTGGGAGGCGGGTGCCCAGGGCGCGTGTGCTCGTTGCCGCCGGTGTCGTTCTCGCGCTCGGTGCCACCGTCGTCGCCGTACAGGCCTCATCCGGCGGCGGTGACCGTGACCATGTCTCCACCGACTCCCCGAGCGCGGAGGGTGGGGAGTTGGACAGAAGCCCGGACGCCGTGTCCGCGTCGCCCTCAGAGAAGGAGCCCGGCAAGGGCAAGGGCGGCAAGGAGTCGGCGGCATCCGACAAGCCGGAGAGTGGAGACAAGGGCAAGGGTGGTGGGGGCGAGTCTCGGGGCCCCGGGGGCGGCGGCAAGGGCGGTGGTGGCGGCGCCGGTGCTGTTCCAGTGACCGTTTCCACCCAGCCTCAGTACTGGGATGCTCCCTGCGGCCATCCCTACCTCGTCGACAAAAATCCCGGCACCCTCTCCCCGCCCCCCAACGAACAGGATGCCGCCGGCTGGGTGTCCGCGAACGGCGCGGTTTCCGCCCGGGATCAGACCGTGAAGCTGACCGTGCAGGGCACGGGCAAGGACACCGTCGTCCTGGAGTCCCTGAACGTCCGCGTCGCCGGAACCAGCGCGCCCCTCGCGTGGAACAACTACAAGATGGGATACCTCGGCGTCGGGTGCGGCGGCAGCGTGCCCCAGCACTCCTTCGACGTCAACCTGGACGCGTCGGTGCCCCGCCCGACGCCGCAGGGTGGGGAGAGCGGCTTCCCCTACAAGGTGAGCGCGAGCGACCCCGAGGCGTTCTACATCAACGCGACCGCCAACACCCGTTACGTACGGTGGTACTTGGAGCTGGAGTGGTCGAGCGGCACCCGGCACGGCACGGTCCGCATCGACGACACGGGCAAGCCGTTCGCCACGAGCGGCGACCAGGGCCGTCCTGTCTTCGGGTACTCGCTCGACAGCAAGAAGTGGACGAAGACGAATCGCGGCAATGACGATGTGCCGGACCCGGCAGAGTAG
- a CDS encoding aminotransferase-like domain-containing protein, giving the protein MTVTEPAPAVAPTPPLAARAASVGGSPVRDILAVTARPEVINFAGGLPAPGLFDKEGITAAFQAVLTEQPERALQYSTTEGEPALRAAIAERFSVRGLATGADDLIVTTGSQQALSLLATALIEPGETILVESPCYLAALQAFGFAGAHVVPVPCDEAGIEPDALDELVALHRPKLFYTVPTFQNPTGRTMPAGRRAAIADVAARRGLWIVEDDPYGELRFEGERVPWIASYPGAEDRTVLLGSFSKVMAPGMRLGWLRAPAALLRACAIAKQAADLHTPTVNQLAAARYLADSDLDAHVAHVAGEYRVHRDAMLAGLGAALPEGSSWLRPEGGMFVWAKLPDGYDTAALLPEVVKHDVAYVPGAPFFAGEPDPTTLRMCFVTQSPDEIAEGLRRLGDALRG; this is encoded by the coding sequence GTGACCGTCACCGAGCCTGCCCCCGCCGTCGCACCCACCCCGCCGCTCGCCGCGCGTGCCGCCTCGGTAGGGGGCTCTCCTGTACGGGACATCCTGGCCGTGACCGCGAGGCCCGAGGTCATCAACTTCGCGGGCGGGCTTCCCGCACCCGGCCTCTTCGACAAGGAAGGCATCACCGCAGCCTTCCAAGCCGTGCTCACCGAGCAGCCCGAGCGCGCGCTCCAGTACTCCACGACCGAGGGCGAACCCGCCCTGCGCGCCGCCATCGCCGAGCGGTTCTCCGTGCGCGGGCTCGCGACCGGAGCCGACGACCTCATCGTCACCACCGGATCGCAGCAGGCGCTGTCCCTGCTCGCCACCGCCCTCATAGAGCCCGGCGAGACCATCCTCGTCGAAAGCCCCTGCTACCTCGCGGCCCTCCAGGCCTTCGGCTTCGCGGGCGCGCATGTCGTGCCCGTACCGTGCGACGAGGCCGGGATCGAACCGGACGCCCTCGACGAACTCGTCGCCCTGCACCGGCCCAAGCTGTTCTACACCGTCCCCACCTTCCAGAACCCCACCGGCCGCACCATGCCCGCCGGGCGCCGCGCCGCGATCGCGGACGTCGCCGCGCGGCGCGGTCTGTGGATCGTCGAGGACGACCCGTACGGGGAGCTGCGCTTCGAGGGCGAGCGCGTGCCGTGGATCGCCTCGTACCCCGGGGCCGAGGACCGCACCGTACTGCTCGGAAGCTTCTCCAAGGTCATGGCGCCAGGCATGCGCCTCGGCTGGCTGCGGGCGCCCGCCGCGCTGCTGCGTGCCTGCGCCATCGCCAAGCAGGCCGCGGATCTGCACACGCCCACGGTCAATCAGCTCGCTGCGGCACGGTACTTGGCGGACAGCGACCTGGACGCGCATGTCGCGCACGTCGCGGGGGAGTACCGCGTGCACCGGGACGCCATGCTCGCGGGGCTCGGGGCCGCGTTGCCGGAAGGGTCCAGCTGGCTCCGGCCGGAGGGCGGCATGTTCGTCTGGGCGAAGCTGCCCGACGGATACGACACCGCCGCCTTGCTCCCCGAGGTCGTCAAGCATGACGTGGCGTACGTTCCCGGGGCGCCGTTCTTCGCCGGGGAGCCGGACCCGACGACGCTGCGGATGTGCTTCGTGACGCAGTCCCCCGACGAGATCGCCGAGGGACTGCGGAGGCTCGGGGACGCGCTTCGGGGTTAG